The genome window ACCGAAGATTGGTTTCATCCATTCTATTGAAGGTGTGTCCTGAATTCCCCATTCGTTGTTTAAGACGATCCAACACATCGCGTAACCCGTGCTTGTTCCCTTGACGAATCCACCGAGTAACCAGCTCCAGATCTTCTCTTGTAATCCATGAGTTAGCCCCTTTGAAGGCGGTGTGATCATACGATAAAGCGGTTTCGGGACAACTCGAACTCAGCACCCTGTCTTCACTCTCCGAATGGAACATCAGTATTTTTTGACAATGCCGGTATCGCTCCAGAATTTGACTTTCCCGGTTCACGGGCACATCATCCTGAACAACCCTGATCCTCACACTTGAATTCAAGGATACGATCGCATTCAATTCATGATACAGTTGATGGGCCAGTTCCTCTGAACGACATTTCCACTCACTCGATGCCTCCAGCAGGATGCACCACTCACCTTTGCGAGTCGAAAGAATCTGACAGTCCCCCGTCATGCTCTCTGCCACTTCCCGAAGTCTTGAACTGATGTTCTCATGCCATCGCTCATGCTGAAGCTCGGACCAGCCGATAGAATGGCGAAAATAACCGACCGCATCCACCAGCAGCAACGTATACGGTGCAGCCGCTGTTATGAACTCAGGAACAGAGGCAGGATAGGCAATTTTCTGCGGTGCTTCTCCCCGCAATAGGTCAATCAAATGTTTGTGTCTGATCCAGCTTTCCATCTCTTGGCTGCGATAACGTTGCGATTCGTTTTCCATACGTCTCTTCTGGATCTGCCCGGCAAGCTCACGCAGTTTATGTTCCAGATTCAAATAATCGATGGGCTTGCATATGTATTCATGCACGTTATATTGAATAGCAGTCCGAGCATACTCAAACTGCTGATAACCGGTCAGCAAAATAATTTCACACGTTTCACCTTGCTCTCGCAGCAACCGAATGAGTTCCAATCCATCCATGGACGGCATCCGAATATCGCATAAGAGAATGTCTGGATGAATTTCTGTTACTTTCCCCAGCGCTTCTGCCCCGCTTCTCGCTGTACCTGTAATTTTAATCCCCATCTCTTCCCAGGGTAAGATGTAGTTCAGATTCTCCAGAATCGGGAGCTCATCGTCAACCAGCATTGCAGTCAGATTCATCCGGCTTCCTCCTGCTCATATAATGGTATGATGCATCGAATCACAGTGCCATACCCCGGTGCAGAACATATGAATATGCCATACCCGGTCCCGTATTGAATACGAATTCGATCTGCCACACTTCGTAATCCCAATCCCCGGCGTTCCGTTATGGATGATAATGATTCCGTCCCTTTGACCAGCATGTCTTCCGGCGGATCTGCTGCCATGTACTCAAATCGTGCGAGCATTTCCTGGGGAATACCAATCCCACTATCCTCAACACATAACACAAGTTGATCCCGTTCTGCATATGCGCTTATCCGCAGTACACCTGGATAGGTGATTCCCTCAAACCCATGTTGAATGCTATTTTCCACCAGAGGCTGGAGCGTCAGTTTGAGCAAAATTGAACTGTATAGATGGGGTGGTATGTCAATCTCATAGGTGAACAAATCACTGAACCTGTATTGTTGAATTTCCAGATAACTCTGCAAATGCCTTATCTCCTCACTCAGCGGAATCTCCTCCTGATCCTGAATGCTGATACGAAGCATATTGCCCAACCTGGTCACCATCTCGCTTACTTTGCGGCCCTCGCCACGTAGTGCCAATCCATTAATGGATTCCAATGTGTTAAACAGAAAATGGGGTTTGATCTGGGCTTGGAGTACACGTAGTTCCGCTTGGGCCTTCTGCTCTTGCTCAGCCCGAACACGACGGAATAATCCCCCAATACGTTCCAATAGCTCATTGAATCCTTGCGCCAGCAGCTGCATCTCGTCAAAACCTTTACCTTCCACCCTTGCGTTAAAATCACCATCATCCACACGGCGCATAAATCTTACAAGTACAGCAATATTGCCCGTAATGCGATTCATGAAAAATAGATTAAAGATCATGGCGGCGAACAGGCACGACAGAATAATAATGACAGACCAGCCTGCAAAAGCATTTGTTTCCGCAGATAAGGCTTCCCATGAAGTCACACTGACGAGACTCCAGTTATAGTTCTTCAGATGATATTGCGAAATGATGCTCTCCTTGCCGTCAAAGACCGTTCTGACGCTGCGAAAGCCGGGACCGTAACTGCCGGATTCTGCTCCAAGGTTCTGCATGTTCTCACCGTTATAACGCCCTGCTGGATCATAAACGATCAGTCCTTCTTCGTTAATTAACAGGAATGATGTATCCTGTGCCGAATCACTGATTTGCAGATGACGAAAGATCCGGTCAATTTCTCCTTTTTTGATCTGAACAACAAGCACGCCGATATTTTGAAAATAACTGAGTTCCTTGACCAGTCTGATCTGGGTGAAAACAGGTTCTACTCCGGTTAATTCGGAATACTCCAGAGGCGCGAGCCATTTGGGCACGCCATTAAGTTGCTGAATTTCGTTGAATAAGGGATGCACTTTGAATTGCTGAAAAGGAAGGGCTTGAAAATTCTCTTTGGTGAAAATGGAGACAATCTGGTTGTTCTCGGAAGAACGCAAATCATATAAAAAGGCATAACTGATGAACGGATAATTATATAGAAGGGAACGGAAATTGCGCTGGCTGGCATTCAGGGATAACTGATTACCGGTGCCCAGATCCTGCTTGGTCGGGTCTTTCGCGTTCAATGCCATCTGGAAAACAGATGTCGCTATCCCGTTGTCGGTCACATTATTAATCTGCTGAAATACATTCTCGATATTGTAACTAATGGCCTGAAGCGCATATTCGGCCTGTTGATTGTATTTTTTCTCAATCGTATGTGATGTGACCAGAAACATGCCAATGCCCAGCGCACACATCGGTACAATGATCAGCAGCAGAAATGCCAAGGCCAGCTTCATTCGCAAGTTCATATCCCGTTCTCCCTATTCACTGGTTCATGGTATTAACCTTTGACACCGCCTGCAGTTACTCCTTCTATAATTTTCTCCTGGAGTATGGCGTAGATCACAAGTACAGGTACAACACTGTATACAATACCTGCCGACATCTGAGCATAGTTCATCTGATATTGATCCCGAAACTGGACCATACCCACGGGCAGCGTGCGCAATTTATCGGTGGATAAGAAATAGTTGGCGAGTAAAAATTCGTTCCAGTTCCCGAGGAAATTAACGATAAAAACGGTAACAATAGCCGGAACCGTAAGAGGTATCACTATTTTAGCAAAGATACCCGGAGCCCTCAAGCCGTCCATAACCGCTGCTTCCTCAATTTCACCAGGCAGAGATCGCATAAAAGCCGCCAGTATAATAATGGTAAAGGGAATCGCATTCGCCACATAGGGAACGATCAATGCCAGATGTGTATCCAATATGCCCATTTTGCGTACAAGCAGATAAATCGGCAGCATGAGTGCATTGTTGGGAATAAGCATGCCCGCCAGAATCAAGCTGTACAGAAATAGACTCCATTTCCGGTGTCTCATCCGGGTTACGGCAAAAGCAAACATCGCACCGAGTGCAATTGTACACGCCGAAGACAGAATTGAGATGTATAGGCTGTTCCAGAAATACGTGCCAATCTTCGCATTCACCCAGGCCTCCACATAATTGTTAAACTCCCATGTTGTCGGCAGACCGAACGGATTCAAGGCAATTTCATTGTTATCCTGCTTGAAGGACGAGAAAATCACAAATAAAAAGGGAAACAAAATCGCGATTAAATACAACATTAACAACACATGAGGTATACTACTTTTTATGTTTTTCGCCATCAATATTCCACCTTCTCGCTCTTTCTCGCCACCAGCAGTTGATACATCGCAGTAAGCACAAGCGTCAGAGCAAAGATCAGTACCGCAATGGTATTGCCATAACCATATTTGAAATTGGTAATCGCATATTTGATCATGTATGTCGCCAGAACCTCGGTGGACCCAGCGGGCCCACCTTTGGTCATGACAATCACGATGTCAGCTGCTTTCATAGCTCCTGCAATGGACAACATGATAACGACGGAAATGATCGGACGAATCAGCGGCAGTGTTATCCGCATTGCACGTTGTACCGCCGTTGCACCATCGATTGCAGCTGCTTCATCCAAATCACGGGGAATCGCCAGTATGGCAGCCAGTACCATGACAATGTAAAATCCCGTCCACTGCCAGGCATTGGTAACCAAAATGGACAACATGGCAAATCGGTTATCGGATAACCAGTAGATTGGATCGATGCCCAGCACATGAAGCATTTTGTTTAATAATCCGATGTTGGGCTCATAGATGAACCCCCATAAGATACCGATCACGGCTGTCGACATAATGGATGGTAAAAAAACAGCTGTTTTATACAGACCTTTCAGCCTTTTCACATTGGCAATCAGTAGCGAAAACAGGACGATTAGAGGTACCTGAATCAGTACCGAAAATCCGATGAAAAAGCCGTTATTCCGTGTGGAAATCCAAAATCGTTCATCGGTCAGTGCCTTCACATAGTTGGATAAGCCCACAAAACGTGGCTCAGCGGAAACCCCATTCCAACTCGTCAGACTGTAATATAAGGAGCTGCCAATAGGATATAGAAAGAACATGATAAACAGAATCAGGGCTGGCATTACAAACAGCGTATAGATTAACGGGCTGCGGAGTGAAGTATTCATGGTCAGCCTCCTTAAGTCACTTCAACGGTCGCAGTTTCAACTTGGATTGATTTATTCCACTGAAGCGTTTGCTTCCTCCTGTACCTTTTGCAGTTCTTCTGCCATTTTCTCTGGCGTAGTCTGCCCACCAATCAACTTCTGAATCTGCAGATTACTGATCTCTGTCGTCACATCAGCCTGAACGAGTGCATCAAATGCCGGGAACGACGTCTTGGACGCATTAAGCACGGCCACAATTTCTTTCATCAGATCATCGGTAATGCTATCGGTTAACACTTTTTCATCCAGCTTCATGGCAGGCAATACACCATCTTCCACAAGGCCGCGAACCTGCATATCTTCATTGTAGAAATTTTTGATAAAAGCTTTAACGGCTTCCAGCTTCTGCGGATCATCCGCCACGGCTGCCGAGAATCCATATCCATTGTTCACATCCCGCATCAAGGACGTCTGATCACCTGCTCCGTTCTCTACCGGAGGCATATTAAAGAATCCAACCTTGCCAATGAGCGATTCCCCGCTCTGGCCTTCCTTGAATACAGATGATTTCCATGTTCCGTCATACATTAATACCGCTTCTCCGCTGGTAAATTGCGTGGTGTATTCGGCATATTCGAAGCCCAGTTCACCTTTTTTGAAATAACCCTTATCAACCCATTCCTTATGTTTGGCAAAACCTTGGACAACACCCGGATCGGTCCACTTCGCTTCACCTGTTGCAAACTTTGCGGTAATCTCCGGCCCGGCATAGCGGGACCACAGGTGGTTGGTTAACATAAGCGGAACCCAGCCTGCCTTGGATGCAGAAGCAAGCGGCACTTTGCCATCAGCCTTAATCTCGGCCAACATGTTGTCCAGTTCAACCATGGTGGTTGGAGCTTTCCATCCTTTTTGTTCAAAGTACTCTTTATTATAGAAAAAACCTTCGCCCGAACCGCCAATCGGCAGTCCATACACTTTGTCTTCATACGTAAATGGCTCAAGGGATGTAAACTGGTCCTGGATGCCCAACTCTTGAAGGATTGGAGTCAGATCAAGCAGCATACCTTCCTTGGCATACACTTTGGAATCCGGACTGCCGAACAGTTCAAATATATCCGGCGGGTTACCTGCCGCCATCTCCCCGCGAAGCTTCTCCTTGCGATTCACATCGGATTCGACACCATCCAGCGTAAAGGTCAGATTGGGTATCTCACCCTCCACTTTGTCCACAACGTCCTGCAGAATGGCCAATCGTTTCTGTTTGTCAGCCCCCACCTGCGTGTGGCGAAGGAGCATCTCAACCGGTTCCTTACTTGTTTCCTCCACAGGTGTATTGCCTGCGCCTTGCTGTGGCTCGTTACTTGAGCTTGCACATCCCGCCAAAGTCCATGAAGTGATAAGCAATAATGAAAGCAGCAATGTCATTCTTTTTTTCATCGGGTTGACCCTCCTCAAGATATTGAGCATTTGGCTTTACACTCTGATTATAAAAAGCCGGAGCTTACATCGTAAGGATGACAATTCATCAATGGAGGGATAAAATCCTTCACTGGACAAAAAACAGCCCCTGCGAAGTATACTCGCAAGGGCTGCTTGGCTCTTGGTTTTTACGTTATATATAAATGTTGATCACTTATCGGAACAAGCCACGCCAGCCGTTTCCTGGCGACCTTGTTCGATGAGGCGATACGCCCGCTCCACTTCTTCTTCACTTGGTGAAGGAACGCCATCCAGTGGATATATTTTGCCGAGTGCTTCCCATTTGTAGATCCCCATCTGATGGTATGGAAGAATTTCGAACTTCTCGACGCCATTTAATGTTCCAATAAACCGTCCGAGGTTAAGCAGATCCTCTTCCTCGTTATGAATGCCAGGCACATACACGTGGCGTATCCACATTTTCCGACCTTGCTCCGATAACCACTTGGCCGTTTTCAATGTTCTCTCGTTGGATTTGCCTGTCAGCTTGATATGTTTCTCGTCATCAATATGCTTGAGATCCAGCAGAACCAGGTCTGTGTTATCGAGCAGATCGTGAATCCGTTCCGGTTCGTTAAATCCGTTGCTGTCCAGTGTCGTATGCAATCCCCAGCGACGTTTCACTTCTTTGAAAATTTCGCCTACAAAGTGGGCCTGCAACGTTGGTTCTCCGCCAGATATCGTGAGTCCGCCTCCGGAGCTGCGGTAATAGGATAGATATGGCTCAATTTCAGCCAGTACCTCCTCAAGTGTCATTTCTTTTCCACCATCCAGCGCCCATGTATCAGGGTTATGGCAATACTGACACTTGAGTAGACATCCTTGCATAAAAAGCACGAAGCGGATGCCTGGGCCGTCAACCGTCCCGAAAGTTTCGAGTGAATGAATATGTCCGTTAACCATGCTGCCTCTTCCTTTCTGTATCCGCATCCGCTGTGCGTTTAATATGAGTTGGAATGTCTTGCTCTAGCGGTCTTCTACTTGCATATTACTTACATCGAGCCATGGAACGTACGGTTGATGACATCCAACTGTTGTTCACGAGTCAGTTTAATGAAGTTAACCGCATATCCGGATACCCGTACTGTCAGTTGCGGATAGTTTTCCGGGTGATCCATCGCATCAATCAGTTGCTGACGATCAAATACGTTAACGTTCAGATGATGAGCGTTTTGACCAAAGTAGCCATCCATCATCGCAGTGAGATTGGATTTACGTGTAGTCTCCTCTTTACCCAATGCTTTTGGCACGATGGAGAAGGTATTGGAAATCCCGTCAAGACTGTGTTCATAAGGCAATTTGGCTACAGAGCCAAGGGAAGCCAGGGCACCTTTTTTGTCACGACCATGCATTGGGTTCGCACCTGGAGCAAATGGTTCACCTGCTTTACGACCGTCCGGTGTAGTCCCTGTTTTCTTACCATATACCACGTTGGAAGTGATCGTCAGAACGGATTGTGTTGGTATTGCGTTACGGTATGCTTTGTGCTTACGAATCATGCCCATGAAGCTCTCAACCAGTTCAACAGCAATGCTGTCCACGCTATCTTCATTGTTACCGTAACAAGGGAAGTCGCCTTCGATTTCGAAATCAACAGCGATGCCTTGTTCGTTACGGATTGGTTTTACTTTGGCATATTTGATGGCACTCAGTGAATCTGCTGTAACCGAGAGACCCGCGATACCACAAGCCATCGTACGTACAATGTCACGGTCATGCAATGCCATTTCGATACGCTCATAGCTGTATTTATCGTGCATGTAGTGAATGACGTTGAGGGTATTCATATACAGCTTCGCGAGCCACTCCATCATTGGTTTGAAGCGTTTCATGACCTCATTGTAATCCAGCACTTCACTGGTAATGGCAGGATACTCCGGTCCGACCTGTGCTCCGGATTTCTCGTCACGACCACCGTTGATCGCATACAGGAGAGCTTTTGCCAAGTTGGCACGAGCGCCGAAGAATTGCATTTGTTTCCCGATCTTCATCGCCGATACACAGCATGCAATACCGTAATCGTCACCATAGATTGGACGCATCAGGTCATCATTTTCATACTGGATTGAACTGGTTTCAATGGATACTTTGCTGCAATAATCTTTGAAAGCTTCTGGAAGCTTCGTGGACCATAGTACAGTCAGGTTCGGTTCTGGTGCAGGACCCAGGTTGTGCAGGGTATGCAGGAAACGGAAGCTGTTTTTCGTTACGCGTGTTTCACCATTCACTGACATACCGCCGATGGACTCCGTCACCCATGTTGGATCTCCACTGAACAGTTCGTTGTAATCCGGTGTACGCAGGAATTTGACAATCCGCAGTTTCATTACGAAATGGTCAACGAGTTCCTGAGCCTGTTCTTCGGACAGAATGCCTTCTTGCAGGTCACGTTCAATGTAGATATCCAGGAAAGAAGATACACGTCCCAGAGACATCGCAGCACCGTTCTGCTCTTTGATGGCAGCGAGATAACCGAAGTACAACCATTGGAACGCTTCTTTTGCAGTAGTCGCTGGCAAGGAAATATCGAACCCGTGCATATCACCCAATTGTTTCAATTCTTGCAATGCACGAATCTGCTCAGACAATTCTTCCCGCAGACGAATGACATCTTCATCAATAACATCAACTTCGAGTGCGTTCAATTCGCCTTTTTTGTTACGGATCAGGAAGTCTACTCCGTACAAAGCTACACGACGATAGTCTCCGATGATCCGGCCACGGCCGTAAGCATCTGGCAGACCTGTAATAATCCCTGCTTTACGCGCTGCACGCATATCCGAAGTATAAGCATCGAATACACCCTGGTTATGTGTTTTGCGAATGTTTGTAAATATATCAATGACGCCTTGAGGCAATTCGAAGCCATATGCTTCACATGCATCAATCATCATCCGGATTCCGCCTGTTGGTTGAATGGAACGTCTGAATGGAGCATCCGTCTGAACGCCGACAATCTGTTCTTTGGACTGATCCAGATAACCTGGTTGATGAGAAACAATTGTCGCTGGTGTGTTCACATCAACATCAAGTACACCGCCGTTATCCCGTTCTTTTTTGGTCAAATCAGATACGATCTCCCACAATTCTTTGGTATTCTGGGTTGCACCTGCTAGGAATGCTTCATCACCGTAATACGGAGTCAAGTTGTGTGCCAGAAAATCATTCACATCTACGGATTTGGTCCATGTTCCTTTGGTAAAGTTTCTCCAGCCTGTTTGTTGTTTGACATCTTTTTCAATCACCGACATCTTAATCCCTCCACTAATTTGGATTTCTGGACACATAACATCTTGCTTCATTCGTAGCATTGTGTGCCCAGAGCCGCGATTAATGTGAATTGTTTCACATAAACCGGATCATGTTCTCTCTACTTGGGAACCGGAACCGCGGGATGAATGTTTTTCTTACATTTTCAGTATACGTCTTGAGGCTTTCATCATCTGTGATTTTTGTCACAAAGTCAGTGAACTAACTCACTCCACCTGCGCTATGTCCTATTGAACCCTGTAAATTCACACATAGCCACTGCGCGGGCAGAACAACCTTCCAATCGCTGCTCACTATTTAAATTTACTGAAAAAGCGAATGAACATTAGGTGGTGTACACTGGCCACTGCAAGTAGAGAATAACCTTCCGATCGCTGTTATCCCCGGATTTTTTGATCACTTTTTCAAAGGTGAAAATCCGTTGATAAAGGCGAACGCTCCGCTTCTTCAGGTTTTTTCTCTCCTCTCCGTTATCGTGTACATGTGTAGTTCAACTGATAAAACAACAAAGTTCAAAATTTATTTTAAAGACGCATGCTTCGCTTTTTAGGTTTGTTCTGCCCCTCTGTTGTTGTGTAAAGGGAATAGTTCAAACGGCCACATCACGGATTCCGTGTAACCTCTTTAGAACCCTTTTGCTCTTCTATGCTGGAGCAAATCAAATCTTAGAATATACCCTGAAAAACAGGTGCTTCACTCTTCTGTTTTTCTGCCCGTTCTGCTCTGTTCGTCATCGTGTTAGTGTCTCACTTGCTCACTTAACTTCGTGTAACCTCTATAAAGACGGCAATCGGGGCTCCCCTCTCGGGGAACCCTGATCTTTTTTTGCCGTAAGGCACGCTTCGTTCTAGATTTGTTATTCAAACTTTCCGTAGAAAGCGTTGCGGTATACATCAGCCAGTTCAGTTACCAGCGGCAACTTCGGATTGGCGGTTGTGCATTGGTCTTCAAAGGCACGGTCTGCCAGATAATCTACATGTGCTTCGAAGTCTTTAGCATCAAATCCGATTTCTTGGAACGATTCTTCAATGCCCAATGTTTTGTTCAGTTTACGAATGGCATTAATAAGACTGGTTACGCCTTCTTCTGTCGTACGTGCAGGCAGTCCCAGAATCCGGGCAATTTCGGCATACCGCTCATCCGCTACAAAGTGCGAATATTTCGGGAACGATGCAAATTTGGTCGGTTTTTTCGCGTTGTAACGAATAACGTGTGGCATCAGAATTGCATTGGTGCGTCCGTGTGCGGTGTGGTACTGACCGCCCCATTTGTGCGCCAAGCTGTGGTTAATGCCCAGGAATGCGTTGGCAAAAGCCATACCGGCAATGGTGGAGGCATTATGCATTTTCTCACGTGCCAGTTTATCACCTTGCAGTGCCGATTGCTCCAGGTATTGGAATACCAGTTGAATCGCTTTGATCGCAAGGCCATCCGTGTAATCATTCGCCATGACAGACACATAAGCTTCAATCGCATGAGTCAGTACGTCCATACCTGTATCTGCAACGGCTGTTCTAGGCAGAGAGTATACGAATTCCGGATCGACAATCGCTACGTCTGGTGTCAGCTCATAGTCGGCCAATGGATATTTAGTATTCCCTTGATTTTTATCTGTGATAACCGCGAACGATGTTACTTCAGAACCTGTACCGGATGTCGTTGGAATCGCTACAAATTTCGCTTTTACGCCGAGACGTGGATATTTATAGATCCGTTTGCGGATATCCATGAATTTTTGTTTCAGATCGTTAAAGTCCGTGTCCGGATATTCATAGAACAACCACATGGCTTTCGCAGCATCCATCGGTGATCCCCCGCCGAGTGCGATAATGCAATCTGGCTGGAAGCGGCGCATCATTTCGGTTCCGCGATCTACCGTTGTTGTGGATGGATCTGGCTCCACATCAGAGAATACTTCGATTGCTACCGGCATTTGGCGTTGACGCAGATAGTGTTCTACCTTTTCAACATATCCCAGTTTCACCATCATGGCATCCGTAATAATCGCCACACGTGTGATGTCAGGCATTTTGGCAAGATACTGTGTTGCCCCTTTTTCGAAGTAGACTTTGTTCGGCACTTTGAACCATTGCATATTCACGGTACGGCGAGCCACCCTTTTCACATTGATTAAGTTCACAGCGGTTACGTTGGAAGAAGTCGAGTTACGTCCATATGATCCGCATCCCAGTGTCAATGATGGCATATTCGTGTTGTAGATATCCCCGATGGCACCATGTGTAGATGGTGAATTCACAATGATCCGTCCAGTTTGCAGACGATCTGCGAATTTGCCAATCACTTCTTCATTTGTGGAGTGGATCACCGAGGAGTGCCCCATGCCGCCAAAAGCAACCACTTCTGCTGCACGCTCAATGCCCTCTGCTGCTGTTTTGACTTTGTAACAAGCGAGTACCGGACTTAATTTCTCTGCCGACAATGGGAATTTGGTACCTACCCCTTCAATCTCGGCTACAAGAATTTTGGTGCCTGCAGGAACTTCAATTCCGCACAACTTCGCAATGCTCACCGCAGATTGACCCACAATCGCCGGGTTCACCGCACATTTCTCGGCATTAATTGCACCTGCTGTCAATTTTGCTGCTTCATCTTTGTTAACAAAGTAACAGCCATTCGCGATCATTTTTTTCTTCACTTGATCAAAGATCGGTTCTTCAATGATGACCGCTTGCTCGGAAGCACAGATCATGCCGTTGTCGAAGGACTTGGACAGGATCAAATCCGTCACTGCTTGATTGATATCCGCGCTTTTCTCGATAAAGCAAGGAACGTTACCCGGTCCTACGCCCAGTGCGGGTTTACCACAGCTGTACGCTGCACGTACCATGCCTGATCCGCCTGTTGCCAGAATGAGAGCCACATCATTGTGATTCATCAGTTCGTTCGTACGATCCATGGAAGGATCATCAATCCATTGGATACAATCTGCTGGAGCACCATGCTTCACCGCTGCATCCCGCAGGATTTTGGCAGCTTCGCGGCTACAATTCTGTGCAGATGGGTGGAAACCAAAGATAATCGGGTTACGCGTCTTGATGGAGATCAGTGCTTTAAACATCGTTGTTGATGTTGGATTCGTGACGGGTGTAATCCCCATAATAATACCGACCGGCTCCGCGATTTTCTGGAAGCTCTCATACTCGTTATCTTCAATTACACCTACGGTTTTGTCATACTTGATGCTGTGGTAGACATATTCTGTTGCAAATATATTTTTGGTGATTTTATCCTCATATACTCCGCGGCCTGTTTCTTCTACGGCCATCTTGGCGAGCATCATGTGTTTATCCAGACCCGCAAGCGCCATCGCTTGCACAATCCGGTCAATCTGCATCTGATCCATCTTCATGAATGCGGCGTGTGCTTTATTCGCTTTGTCGATTAACGTTTGAATATACTGACCTGCTGTCGGTTCTTTTGCTGGGGCGACCTCGTTCTTTACAGCCATCTCCCTCATCCTCCTAAAGGTTCGTATTGGTTTGTCTCTCTTCTTTACATTCACATCGTAACATGACCATAAACTTAATTATGTGATTTTTTTCACAAAGTATAACAAATTTAATTTAAGTTTTGTAGTGTCCTTCATCCAACCATTTTCACTTCCTATTTAAAGTATAGGGCTGTAAAAATCATGTTCTCCAATAAAAGTGAATTTAATCACAATGTTTGAAATTTCGTCATTTTTGCCCCCTT of Paenibacillus sp. FSL R5-0517 contains these proteins:
- the pflA gene encoding pyruvate formate-lyase-activating protein — its product is MVNGHIHSLETFGTVDGPGIRFVLFMQGCLLKCQYCHNPDTWALDGGKEMTLEEVLAEIEPYLSYYRSSGGGLTISGGEPTLQAHFVGEIFKEVKRRWGLHTTLDSNGFNEPERIHDLLDNTDLVLLDLKHIDDEKHIKLTGKSNERTLKTAKWLSEQGRKMWIRHVYVPGIHNEEEDLLNLGRFIGTLNGVEKFEILPYHQMGIYKWEALGKIYPLDGVPSPSEEEVERAYRLIEQGRQETAGVACSDK
- a CDS encoding response regulator; the encoded protein is MNLTAMLVDDELPILENLNYILPWEEMGIKITGTARSGAEALGKVTEIHPDILLCDIRMPSMDGLELIRLLREQGETCEIILLTGYQQFEYARTAIQYNVHEYICKPIDYLNLEHKLRELAGQIQKRRMENESQRYRSQEMESWIRHKHLIDLLRGEAPQKIAYPASVPEFITAAAPYTLLLVDAVGYFRHSIGWSELQHERWHENISSRLREVAESMTGDCQILSTRKGEWCILLEASSEWKCRSEELAHQLYHELNAIVSLNSSVRIRVVQDDVPVNRESQILERYRHCQKILMFHSESEDRVLSSSCPETALSYDHTAFKGANSWITREDLELVTRWIRQGNKHGLRDVLDRLKQRMGNSGHTFNRMDETNLRFMLVHMLRELREVQAISEGHEVNYWNALQGAVSMRELLELAEVLTQACQGKQTQPRPSVSELILSACEYMDARLQQDLGIDEVSDWLGISPGYFCQLFKTQMGVTFVEYMTQKRMESAALLLSTTEWSITAIGEATGFKERRYFSKVFHKHFHMKPSEYRQSKRLGS
- a CDS encoding sugar ABC transporter permease, coding for MNTSLRSPLIYTLFVMPALILFIMFFLYPIGSSLYYSLTSWNGVSAEPRFVGLSNYVKALTDERFWISTRNNGFFIGFSVLIQVPLIVLFSLLIANVKRLKGLYKTAVFLPSIMSTAVIGILWGFIYEPNIGLLNKMLHVLGIDPIYWLSDNRFAMLSILVTNAWQWTGFYIVMVLAAILAIPRDLDEAAAIDGATAVQRAMRITLPLIRPIISVVIMLSIAGAMKAADIVIVMTKGGPAGSTEVLATYMIKYAITNFKYGYGNTIAVLIFALTLVLTAMYQLLVARKSEKVEY
- a CDS encoding sensor histidine kinase — its product is MNLRMKLALAFLLLIIVPMCALGIGMFLVTSHTIEKKYNQQAEYALQAISYNIENVFQQINNVTDNGIATSVFQMALNAKDPTKQDLGTGNQLSLNASQRNFRSLLYNYPFISYAFLYDLRSSENNQIVSIFTKENFQALPFQQFKVHPLFNEIQQLNGVPKWLAPLEYSELTGVEPVFTQIRLVKELSYFQNIGVLVVQIKKGEIDRIFRHLQISDSAQDTSFLLINEEGLIVYDPAGRYNGENMQNLGAESGSYGPGFRSVRTVFDGKESIISQYHLKNYNWSLVSVTSWEALSAETNAFAGWSVIIILSCLFAAMIFNLFFMNRITGNIAVLVRFMRRVDDGDFNARVEGKGFDEMQLLAQGFNELLERIGGLFRRVRAEQEQKAQAELRVLQAQIKPHFLFNTLESINGLALRGEGRKVSEMVTRLGNMLRISIQDQEEIPLSEEIRHLQSYLEIQQYRFSDLFTYEIDIPPHLYSSILLKLTLQPLVENSIQHGFEGITYPGVLRISAYAERDQLVLCVEDSGIGIPQEMLARFEYMAADPPEDMLVKGTESLSSITERRGLGLRSVADRIRIQYGTGYGIFICSAPGYGTVIRCIIPLYEQEEAG
- a CDS encoding carbohydrate ABC transporter permease encodes the protein MAKNIKSSIPHVLLMLYLIAILFPFLFVIFSSFKQDNNEIALNPFGLPTTWEFNNYVEAWVNAKIGTYFWNSLYISILSSACTIALGAMFAFAVTRMRHRKWSLFLYSLILAGMLIPNNALMLPIYLLVRKMGILDTHLALIVPYVANAIPFTIIILAAFMRSLPGEIEEAAVMDGLRAPGIFAKIVIPLTVPAIVTVFIVNFLGNWNEFLLANYFLSTDKLRTLPVGMVQFRDQYQMNYAQMSAGIVYSVVPVLVIYAILQEKIIEGVTAGGVKG
- a CDS encoding extracellular solute-binding protein, which codes for MKKRMTLLLSLLLITSWTLAGCASSSNEPQQGAGNTPVEETSKEPVEMLLRHTQVGADKQKRLAILQDVVDKVEGEIPNLTFTLDGVESDVNRKEKLRGEMAAGNPPDIFELFGSPDSKVYAKEGMLLDLTPILQELGIQDQFTSLEPFTYEDKVYGLPIGGSGEGFFYNKEYFEQKGWKAPTTMVELDNMLAEIKADGKVPLASASKAGWVPLMLTNHLWSRYAGPEITAKFATGEAKWTDPGVVQGFAKHKEWVDKGYFKKGELGFEYAEYTTQFTSGEAVLMYDGTWKSSVFKEGQSGESLIGKVGFFNMPPVENGAGDQTSLMRDVNNGYGFSAAVADDPQKLEAVKAFIKNFYNEDMQVRGLVEDGVLPAMKLDEKVLTDSITDDLMKEIVAVLNASKTSFPAFDALVQADVTTEISNLQIQKLIGGQTTPEKMAEELQKVQEEANASVE